In Limanda limanda chromosome 3, fLimLim1.1, whole genome shotgun sequence, the sequence tctcaatctccttattcgccttccttcaatgtttctcctccctctccctctccctctctcagcagcaaaagGACAGGCTGGAGGCGGGATCACATCAGATATGCAGTGaatccagccagagcagcaatccAAGACGCAAACAGAACCTGTCCAGTTGTGTGTCGGAGGTCGGCCATGGAGAGTTGACTGGCATATGCCGTTCCACTCGACGCTGctggatgcacaaaaagagaaaaacaaaccttgacaacgacaacctcacaacagttcctcatagcagcatgatgcatacaaagagaagtataaaaacctactcattttggcagcatagtagggacatttgctgatgtcaccatccgtggctccgtggacaggcaagccagcatctaaaacatcctcctggatggctccctgtgtgaacagacacgctgcggtgacagactgcggttagagtcaaagatgagtcaaaaaagataaaattatcaggtgcacaattcagaaagcatcacaaagtagaggaggagaagacagaacAATATggaggtaagaatcaccccgattgtggaaatcattgtttatttttgtcgacatgacatgatatgctatcagtacagctgatttcagactctttatattttttgttatatatttttattgttttttatagcttacaattttgtctgcctgtgtgtgcatctgtatacagtccaaaagttattgtggatgcatgacagtttgcgtgtgtatgtttgggggcgccaatttgaaatctcgcctatggggtgccaacattgccagggccagCCCTGCCTGTGGCTGCTGCGAGTGTGAGAAGAAATGATGAGGATCAGCAAACACAGTCTCCGTCCATCTCAGGTTCCAAAGATTAAATGTACACACCCAGCGACTATCGAAAAATGGAGGGTCAGGGAAAAGACGACGGGAGCTGGACCAGCTGGCTGAACTGCTAGACGACTCTGTCCTGACACCCACTAGAGTAGATGGGACCAGATGAGTTGATCACCGCAGAAGAGCCCTTAAAGCACTCGAGACGAACATCCCTGCAGTCATCGCTCATCTAAGTGAGGTGGGAAGTGATCAGCAGCAAGATATAAAGAAAGCATATGCTGCAAGAGTGAGAGGATGGCTCAAGAAGGTCAGGTCCAATGAATTCCTCCTCCTTACAGGCCTTTACATGGATGTTTTGGGGGAGTTGTCCCATCTATCTCTCCAATTTCAGAAGGACAGCATCTCTCTTCCCACAGCAGTGGAGGCTATTGAGACTTCCGAAGAGGTGCTGAAAGACATGGTGAAAGACGATGGACGAGGAGGTTTTATTGATTAATGAGTGACCCTTACTCCTTGTGCTAGTTGATGGGAACaatatgtcatttatttgatcaccGAATATAAACTAGTAGGTTTTGCATGaaggttggaaactactgggttattctctaacaataggtttttaaagtttgttaaatcatccagtatctaaaatacaaaaataaataaagaagtcTCCTTTGATGAAATAGAATAATCATATTCAATGTAATCAaaggtgacccccccccccaaaaaaaacaaaacagtatacTGATTTTCTTGAGCTGTGCCGTTTTATCTACTGAAAGATTGTATTGTGTTTACTGTTCACATTGAGCAAGTTTCAAAAGgacagaaaaatacacaacCAACAGCATTAGGTAGAAGTTGTTCACTTTAATATATAAGGCAATGGAAGAATCACAtcatacaaacacagaaacctcaAAACAGTTATCAAAATGTGTCGTTAGGCAGCTACACGTAATTTAAACCCCAATCCCCACCCTGTCCACAATTAAACAGCCTTCAAGCGAAATATTATAAAGTGCTTTCTTATTTTGTTGTTTGcaatcatcaacatcatcaagGCAAAGTCATTATAGTTTTCCGAACGTGAAGCTAGCAGACATTTCAGTCACTAAACAACCCGCTCAATCACCTTACAGCTCGGTTCAACTTATACTAACCATTCACAGCAGTCAGAATGAACCTGCAATGTTTTAAGAAAGTGTAGATCAATAGCATTTGTTCCCTggcaaatgtaatatttaaaaatatatattctaaaAAGCATCCAGCAGTTGGGTCACACTCTTCACTGTGAGTCAGCATCTTTCGCCTCCTACTGAGCAGTTAGTTCTTCCCTCTAAAGTGACAAAGAAAAAGTTCAGTTGAATTTCAGTTCACTGAATACCAATGGCAAAGAAAGACAAGTCACTTAGAgggaatttttattttacagactgCACATACAACAGTAAACCACAGAGACCGCATACACCAAGCTCCATGCCATCAGCTTAACTGCATGCGGCAACATGCAGAGGGCAAAATACAAATGCTGGTAACTGCAGAAGGGATGAAGTGGTAAGAATATGAATCAAAAGAGAATGATGAAACAAGCTGCAAatacaacaagctgcaggaataaagaaaataagttAATGGTTTTGCATGGCTGAGTCCATTGGGAGTGTGGCTGACGAGCTGTTATCAATCAACTAGAGACACCTAGTGGTCAGCTGATGCAAAATACAAtactgttcattttattttatcacactGAACCTGGAAATGAGGAGTTAAAATgggtaaagaaaagaaaaaagcagatGAAAAGAAACAGGACATAGGAGAAAAGGCACGGTGGTAAAACCAACAATCTAAAATGGCTAGAGAGATGCAGGGGAGAGATCTGGGTTAGAGGGAAGCACACCTGGCAACAATGGTTCCCTGGAGTCCAAGACCTAGTGAAGAAGCGAGATCAGAATTTTATGTTCAATTTGTTGCTGATTGGCCGTattaacagaaaacaaacgCTGCTGTGGTAGTTAAAGACGACTGAGCTGAAATTACGCAAACGTCACGTCCATAGCTCATTTAGGGTCTTTTCAAGATCACCTTAGCTAAAGAGTAATCAAATCACACTTGTCTTTTCCTTCTACTTTCAAATCGTCAGGGAACGCGCTTTGGATCAGGTCTAACTTCCGAATGTGTGTTCACAAAGACCaaataatgttttgtattttgaatTTACAGATGTGTCAGAAGACAAtgtatgtgtgcctgtgttcacgtgtgtgaacgagagcgagagaaaaagaGCACGCGGAGTCAGGATGGACTGAATGACCACAGCTATGGAGAACAATGTTaccaatttaagaaaagtatcaaGACATTATGAGGTGACCTGTGATGATATTGTGACGGtgaatacaaacaaatcaagCGTAATAATGGATTTAACCTAAGGGGTCAGAGACGTCCTTCAAATGTAGCCCAGGACATATTTAGGTTCACACATCTAAAACAATGTTGCCACATGTGTCCCAGGCCACCTCCGGATGTGGTCTAAGTGATCGgatctcaggacagatgttagtACCAGGTCTGAACGAGGTTTCAGTCCCTCAGTCTGCAGAGAGCTGAACATTGAGGCTTTCAGTTATATGCTGTGGGCAGTGCAGCAGATAAAAGATGGTTTAAAGCATTTGTCGATAGAAACAGTCGCAAGTGAGTTCACATAATTTTCAACGtcagggaaaaaataaaacaacacagagagctGCCTGGATATCATCTCTTGAGGTTGCTACTCAATCATGACTTTTTTCCCCTCAAAGCCTATGTCATAGATACAAGAAATCCTTAATACATCAAGCACAGCTATTGTGGAAACCCTTTATAAAAACACTAAATTCTCTCTCTGATTCCCTCACCTCATAAGTGGTCCCTGCCCAGAAGTGCTTCATCTCTCCCCGGCACGCAGCCACCACAGCGGAGGTGATCAGGGTGAAGGGCACCAGGTAGAGGAGGGCAGGCTGACCCATCCCCGACAGCAGCATGACCACAAAGGTCAGGATCATTCCGAACAGATAGGCTACATGACataagagagacacacacacacagaagaaaacaaacaagaaaaacttGAAGCTTTCAGCTCATTCAAGGACAATCAAAACTTGAAACCAGGAAAATATTCAGTAATCTACTTAATATTGGGAAATGAATAGACCTGCTGCAACCACGTTTACAGAAAGGACATCAACATTAAACTAAAAAGACCTATTCATATAACACTCTGTAAAAGAGCTATTTCAATGCAAGAATTGAAAGTGTTTTGGAATGTAATTAAATTTGATCTAAGGTCAGTGTGAAGAGTGCAAGAACAACATGTAATAACTTAATATGAGCAATATGAAATATAACCAAATTaatgacaacaaaaaaatattcttaCATATTAAAACCTGTGCTTAGGAGGGCTATAAACCAACAATTccccaaataaaatgtaacatttcAAATAAGTTTCAAACAAGATTGCATGTGTTGATGCAAAGTGACGAGTAGAGTTATGACAAGACAATAATGGTTTCGCTGAGGGGTACCTATGCAGCAGCTGACAAAATAGATCTTCTTAGTACTGTTGATCCAAACATCAAACCTGCTGCAGTATGCCACCAGCAGACCTGTTGACAAGACAAgagcagacatgcacacagTTTGTGCAAAGAAAAGTATGCGTGTCCTATTTTTCTTTATGCATTGAAATAAGAACTTGTACAccaattatatataatattatatgcAATCTTCTGTAGCTTAGATCTGGCGACGAATAGAAGGAGCTTCATTTGTTCTGGAATGTATGCACcgtgtgtttggtttttctttttttgtaccACTGATGGCTCTAATCTGCTCCATGTAACCTGAAGCTCATACTGTATAGTTAAACTGACTGGTGTCCAGCTGTCACTGTGGTAATCAAAATATTTACCATCAACAGTTTAAGCACCCACTTGGTGACAACTTGACCTCACCTGGAACAATGATGTCTCCGTAACCCAAGATGGAGAACTGCATCCCACACAAGTTCTGAGCCCAGGCTGAGAACCGTGGGACACGCATCACCACTGGCAGCTgagaacataaaaacattttagatgTTGTCTGTGACAGCAGAATGGTGAGtgaactgttgtgtgtgttaaactGATTCAATCTGGCTGCAAAGTCTCCAATTCTTATCAATTGCTCAATTTTGTGTAATGGACAATATAAACAACAGCAGTGGTAATGCTCCAGCCAAACACATTCGTGCACTTCTAACTCTTAtttcacagaaagaaaacagctaAAATAAGATGCTCCTTGAGAAACACTGCTCCATTCATCCTGAAATAACAAACAATGCCTTTCTGCAAGCtcaaaaagggaaaaaccaTAGGTAGATTACATAAATGTCTTGCTGTCATAAGGCAGCTAATGGGATAACAATTTGTCCTGCAGGTTACAATATGTATTTCTGAGCTTCATGTTTTATCTCCCCTTAACCAAACTTTAATATCAGCACCCACAAGTTGAAAATGTTATATTGGAAAAACACTCaaagacctggtattaacatccatcctgagataTCTGATCAAGAAGTACACAGCTGTTAGTAAACGTGTTCACACCTGGGATTAAAACGTGTCCttaatgtgtctcctgtgaccacttgtgatcggatctgtGCTCTATATGCACATCAacacgagagagagaacagTCAGAAGGCACTGAATGAATCTTGTGCAGTGCAGCTCTGCTGTGAATCTAGATTTTAGCAATTTGAGAAAAGCATCAGTCATTGGTTGGTGTTGATACTGCAGCAATGGCCACAAACAATTCAACTTAAGGGGAATGAATagttcagagagaaactgtaGTGGGTCAAAAGAAGGTCAGCTTAGTAGGCAGCTCCTCATATGTGGCCCCAGATGTAACTGAATTCACATTCAGGATTTGGGTGTGTTTAGACTCGTATTTAGACTGGAGCTGACCACTTGTAATTGGATCACTCAGCACAGACTTTAATACAAGGTCTGAACAGGTTGTAAGATCACTCTCCCATTCATTtgatcacgcacacacacacgtttgtacatctatcttagtgaggagaCTCactggcataatgcattccctagtcCCTTACCCGTACcttaaccatcaaaactaaatgcctaactctaacccaaacctaattctaaccctaaaaccaagtcttaaccctcaaacttATTCGAATGGTTCAGAAAGTGTTGAGAAAGTGTTGGTTGtaggctcaaaatggtcctcccAAAATTATCTGTACAAGAGcccggacacacaaacacacctagaGAACCTCTATAAAAGTAGGTTTCTGCTCATGAGAATGTATATGAGACCAAAATATCTACAACCCCTACTGCAAGATCTAACATTATAAAGAGAGGAGTGGAGGGTTAACAAGTCATGCCTTACTTTCTCAGAGGGACCCTGGGGTTCAGCCGGGATCTCCACCATGTTACCTTGCGTCTATGACAGAGCCCACCCAACCCCAGTGCACAGTTaatcagtcagtcaatcagtcCCCTCCGGGCGGCAACAACAAGCAGAGCAGATCGGCCAGGACGTTAATAAAGCTGGTACAAACTGGACAAGGAAACAAGCTTAGCTTTGAGCTTTTTAACTAGCTGTGACTGAGATGACCATCAAAAGATCAAAAACATCCGCTCACTTTTTGTTCACCAAGTGATGTTTCCCTTTTCGGTCTCACAATAAAGtaaactattttcttttttaatggtCTAGTGCTATATtcagggttcctacaggttttaacaagatcaatttaagactttttaagacctttttaagaccactttgaatagaatttaagacctCTGAGTatctctgagcgaatgagtcGGTGCGGAGCCccgtggcctgtgtgtgtgtgctgtctgggggcacacgcacacacacacgcattcgcccgcacaacactgtacagggagcctctgcagagccgcgggttgcgaCCACAGACTGTATTGCGActcctggctacggcgaaagaacgaTGTGTTTACGGTtccaccgttaaagagatgccgACGTCAAAACATATGTACCGCTTCACATTTCCCCCTCCCAATCGCAGGACCCTGGGGCCcttaaatttaagaccttttaagactttttaagaccccgcgggaaccctgtATATTACTTTTTTTCCTGCTATATATAGCTGGAAAACAAATAACATCTAGGGACAGTAATACAGTTCCATGGAGGTGATGTATAGATAAGCGCAGAAATTCTTcaaatattatacatttaaattgtttaataTAGATTTATATTACAGTTctagaaataaattaaaactaatATGAAAAAGGCTGTCCACTATTTCTAACCCTTCCACAactcaaaacaaatgaaagcagTGAAAAGAATGAATTTGGAATCTGATCTTTTCGCAAATACTTGGAAAAATGCTTAAAAAGACAAGGGAGGAAATCAAGGGAAACTTACCTTCTCCCCAGATGCATCTGGGCCCAGTGCAACCTGCACCATGATGCTAACACCATTCTGTTGACAGAGAATGATCCCAAACATTCATATGATGTCACTCTTCTCTTTATACAGACACTATGCAAAAGATTGTCAGCCAAAAATGGAAAACAATccttatatttataaatatgttaCTTAGTCCAATTACATCTATTACCATCTATAAAAATTGTCATAATTCCTAAACAGCTACTGCAATATTTTTGTTCAACTCCTTGATTAAAGCTGAAAGTCTACAACCACATCTTGATGGCTTTGTTTCAAATCAATGTTGTTGGAGTACAAAGGCAAAATTATGAAAATTGTGTGTACACTTGCATCTGCAAAACCTTACTTACAGACTCTAATAAAGCTATTGCATATAAGAGTAATAAAATATTTAAGgcaaaaattaaaaatcttctccatttaaaatttttaaaaaagcccTGAGAGAATACATTCTTACCTTGGTGAAGAAAGGAGTAATGAAAACGAAGAAGACATCATACACAAGCAGGAGGCTCAGCAGAATAACACAGATCtaagagataaaaaaataaaataaacacaccaGAGATGATAAACCTGAAAGAAACATGTATTTTAGCATTGCCCTGCTTTATCACAATGGCAATATTGGCAATTACACAATCGGacataaatatatttagatTAAATATATAAGAGCCCATTCAATGTGGATTTTTGGGGGCTGATGCCAATATTAGGGAGcaaaacatttctgataatagataaatacatttatatatatataaaaaaatctgcAACAATTCTAAAGAtgtcattattttataattatgacaaagaaatatattGAGGCTTGACAATTTAAGTTTTAACCATAAGATTTATTataaacaattataataataaacaaaactaGAATAGATTATATAAAGCTTGAATAGAgacattaaatgtaatttaaccTCAAttgtaaacataaatgcaaattGTCTTGCTGtaaaatagataataataaaagtttgTATATTGGCAAATATCCCCAAAAGTAAACCCTAATAACAATATGTCTTTGAGAGGCCAATATAAATTTCGGGTTCTATCAAACATATACTATATAGCAAAGTAAAACTTCTCCTTATGCTTAATAAAGCTCAAGCCAATGATAAAAGAACAACTACCTTGAAGTTGGATAGAGAAATTGTCTTCATGAAGTTGAGGCAGAAAGCAACGCCGAGGAGGTCCTGCAAGATCCAGATCCACCTGCAAGGGCACCAGAAATTAAATGAGGTTATACAAGGCAGTCCAGGTGTCCTCATCCTACTGTATAGAGCAGAAAACGAGGGTGaatctaaagctgctttcagagggTGTGTAACAGATCCATTTAACCAACAAGCATTTCCTGCTTTGCCACAAATTCAGTCTCTGGTGGTGGAACAGACATGCGTGAGTGTAGTGTTTAACAGACACAGGGACTGTGGATGAATGTCTTGTGTGCCTTGACATTACCTGTCTTCATTTCTGTTGACTGCCCAGAACACAGCAATGCTAATGCACACAGCAGCCAGTATGAGAGACCTCACTGAGAAGTTCCAGTTTCGGATAGAGAAGCTAGAGAAAggaacacattcaaataaacaaaagctTTTAGCTACAGACATGGTGTGTTAGGAGAAGAAAACCAGAAACGACCCCTTTTCACATTTTCCCCGATTTTAACCACTATGACGGCCTTGTTAAGTGCTTTGtgtaatgttttgtgttgtctgtATATAGTCTGTGTTGCTCATACCTCACAGTGCCACAGCCAATTTTATCCATCACTGCATCGATACAGCTGAACAGTGCAGAGGCACATGCCATGCAGAATATTGCAATAATGATGTAAACTGGGGATAAAAGACATATAGAACACAACAATGAAACACTGAATTACGTTATTTCTTTGAATATAGGAGCTGTTTTTTATCCCACTAACCAAGGACATTGTAGAAGTAGTACATGAGGACCAGCATCCCACACATCATGGCGACAAAGAAAACCACTTTGAGAGGAGAGTACAGGGAAAGCTCTCCGCTGTCTGCTTTGCCTTCTTCTCCTACTTCCATCGCTGTACCATTATTCAAGCGATCActgcaacaaacacagaaacgtATGAATTGTTATTGAGTGCAATTAAATTCTTTTAGTATTTGAAAATTGTAGTTTTACTAAAAGAAGAGTTAGTAAGCAGGATTTATAGTTAGTCAGCTAATTGCAGGTTTAACCCTTGGTCTTCATGGTGGTGGTTGACTTCTTACAGGGGTAAATTGTCACGGTAACTTGTATGCTAAATACCTAACCTGCTCCGAAGATGATAACTAACAGATCAACACAAAGCATTGTCTAATGAACAATCAATTCTTTTGTAACCATGGAAGGCAATAGGCAGATTGTGAAAGGGTTAGTCTGGATCCATGAACAAACGTCTTTggccatttcttttttttttgacacaAGTGACCTACATGTACCCCAGAGCAGAAGCCCCCTCACCTTGTGTATTCTTAACTTCAGCTGAACAACtactgtgtttttctgtcacatTTCAATACGTCCAAATTTAAAGGTAGGGCTGAaaagttgtttctgaaacactttgtcttatttgttgaaatcttaTTCACATCCATATAATAATTGATCGTGTGAGAAAAAGATGATTAAAAAAACTGGTGTCTGTGGCCCTGGCTCTTTATGAGTCCTCAGGCAGAAAGGCTGAActgctgaagcagagacgaatcAGAAATAAGAACTAAGAGAGCGAGTCAACAGTTGTCAGGCAGTgcgagtttgtgtgttttccggGAGTGTAGCTTTTAACGAGGAAGTCgatgggagggggtgggatgtatCACCTCTCACATGCCCCACTCCAGTAGCCGCCCAAGGCAACTGTGACAATGGCTATCAGTAGGATGACTGCTATGCTTGGATCAATCTTGGCGGGAGTTGGAGCATACAGCTTCACCGTCATCCCTTCACCAATCACCTGAGGACATGCACAGAGATTCATCAAGTCAACCTTTGTAAAGTGGGAGGTTATAAGACCTAATACAATGGCACCAGTAAAGGTAAAGACTGCCCGACCTGCTCTGCTTCCAGAAAATCCCTGAACCTCATGAGAGCCAGAGGAATGGTAACCTTTGCGTACTCCGATTCATTGGCTGATGGAgtgatctggaaaaaaaaatgtgtccacTTTAACATAGAAAatgtctataaataaaatgaaaacccCCAGATCTAAGTCACTGGTGTTTCACTTCCAAATTTCTGAATCACTTCTGCATTTGTATCAACATCTTACACTTTAGCACACCAACACCAGTATTATGATCAGGGACAGACAATTTGTTAACAATTTCAAACACAGGATCATAAGTGTCCATTCACATCCCCTTGCACAATTGACAAACTATTGGATGTGAATGTCCTACCAATGTTATGTTGCTGGCAATCAGCAAAGTGGTCGCTCCGAGCCTCTGGGCAATCAGAGCTTTCTGGCTGAAATCACAGTCCCCCCTCATCACAACTACTGCTTTGCCCCGAACCACATCTGGACCGACCCCTGAGCCGTTACATAGCGTAGTGGACGTCAAGTTCACCAGCGGAAACTGGATCTGGAAAAGCAAAGACAAGTTATTTCACATAGTAAGACGAGGAAGCAAAGAAACAATTATCCCAATCAAAACAGCTGGGAGGTTAAATGACAATGAGTGTTAAACCCAAGTACGTGATTTCATCTAATTATTGTCAATACATCAACTGTTTATTCTTAACCAACAAATCAATATTAGTGTTAATTTCCTGCCAAATGCCCAAACCCTATTTGGCTATTTATTgtggaacatttaaaaaataaacccagatatgaaataaaagaaactaaATGGAAGCCAAATGGCTTGAGAAGCCAATGAAAGTCAGTGATACTTGTGACACTCCCAACTGAACAGAGCAGAAAAACCGGTTTGAAAAAACTTACAGCAGCATCGAGGGATTGCGACAGTGGGGTCCAGGAGTGATTGTGGACGATGCAGTACTCTCTATCTTTGATTCCATTTGAAATGTGCAGAATCGCTTCTTGGCAGTTTACCTGCTGGGAAAGACAAGTTGTCAGTCTCACATTTAGCACTACAAATGCTGAAGGAGTGAACAGAAAGCCACAGATCTGGCTAGGCAAACCGATGACATGTGCTGCATCCAAGTGGGCATGTGTTTGGTgcgttattttttttactttccccTGCAGCGcccattctaaacctgcctgtccTGACTTGGCTGTTTGCTCAGCTTGTGTAAATGCCGGGGGCAGTTCTCTTTTTGGAAATGTAAAAGCGACTCGCAGTAAATGAGCCACAGCAAGTAAAGACCCACTGCTGGACTCAGGCTGCAGAACCTGGCTGCTGCACTACGAGCTGTTCAGGGAAGCTCGGTCAACACAACTCTGACCTGGAGAATCAGCTGCTGTTGTCATGAGTCCCAGCAGTCGGTGCTAGAAGGAGAGGTGGCTGtctaaaagtttattttcactGAACGCATCTCGTGTCCAAATGGCAGCCCCTAACCATTCACATGTTAAGTGTGATGAGCTGACATGTTAAAGGCAGACAGACTTATTAGAAAGATAGAGCAAGAGTCAATAAAGTAATACTGTTAAAACTGTTTCTGGTTGAACCTCTAATAGTCATGTCTACAATTTAAgaagacacatttaaaaacaggtaCTACAAAGGGATCAACCTCTGCCAATCCTCCATTTATACTTCGGAATAAGTTAACGACGTAGTGAGTTGTTTGATTTCGGTTTCAGAACACCGCAGCTAGCATTAGCTCGCTACAGCTAGCATTAGCTACCACAGCCCCCCTTCGTCTCGTTGTGTGTCACTCGTCCTCCCGACACACAGCTGCAGTGCACTGAagcaacatacacacactggaGCAACATGTTCATTAGCTAACAGTGGCTCCAGCTAACGTTAACTAGCCTCACCGGGCCCGCTAACACACACAGCTAGTCCAGCTCTGATGGTCGCCAGCTCAACTCACCTGTGACGCCACGAACACCACCAACAACGTGATGGTTTTCACAGCTCTCTCCATCGTGATATCACTGGCTTGTCACAGAGGTCTGGAGCTTTGGCATCAATGGTCTGATTTTAGCTGTCTCTACTTATTTAGTTCGCTGGGTTGCTCGCATATTCACGGAAGCGGTTTCGCTCTGTGCTACTTCCTGTTGTTGTCCCGTGACTCGTGACGCGCTGGTTCACCGCTTTGTTTTATTCTAAACGTCACTGCGTCGCGacatacaaataatattaatacgataatatatatataatattatatttgtacatgtatttattatacatATAGTGCTAAGATatctaatttatttattgaacGATTCATTTATGTATTATTGCATTTtcacatatatttatttctgcTACTATTTATTTCTGGATTTCTGGATTCCGACATAatttcatctatttattttctggatttctacatttttttatttctgcatttccaaatttatttatttatgtgtttctaaatttatttatgtattatttctacttgtattaattaattcatttatatagttatacatttatctatttgtgtatttcttGGTTAATtcgtttatatatttatttatttgtgtatttctc encodes:
- the zgc:123258 gene encoding signal peptide peptidase-like 2A isoform X4 — its product is MERAVKTITLLVVFVASQQVNCQEAILHISNGIKDREYCIVHNHSWTPLSQSLDAAIQFPLVNLTSTTLCNGSGVGPDVVRGKAVVVMRGDCDFSQKALIAQRLGATTLLIASNITLITPSANESEYAKVTIPLALMRFRDFLEAEQVIGEGMTVKLYAPTPAKIDPSIAVILLIAIVTVALGGYWSGACESDRLNNGTAMEVGEEGKADSGELSLYSPLKVVFFVAMMCGMLVLMYYFYNVLVYIIIAIFCMACASALFSCIDAVMDKIGCGTVSFSIRNWNFSVRSLILAAVCISIAVFWAVNRNEDRWIWILQDLLGVAFCLNFMKTISLSNFKICVILLSLLLVYDVFFVFITPFFTKNGVSIMVQVALGPDASGEKLPVVMRVPRFSAWAQNLCGMQFSILGYGDIIVPGLLVAYCSRFDVWINSTKKIYFVSCCIAYLFGMILTFVVMLLSGMGQPALLYLVPFTLITSAVVAACRGEMKHFWAGTTYEVLDSREPLLPEGRTNCSVGGERC
- the zgc:123258 gene encoding signal peptide peptidase-like 2A isoform X2, giving the protein MERAVKTITLLVVFVASQVNCQEAILHISNGIKDREYCIVHNHSWTPLSQSLDAAIQFPLVNLTSTTLCNGSGVGPDVVRGKAVVVMRGDCDFSQKALIAQRLGATTLLIASNITLITPSANESEYAKVTIPLALMRFRDFLEAEQVIGEGMTVKLYAPTPAKIDPSIAVILLIAIVTVALGGYWSGACESDRLNNGTAMEVGEEGKADSGELSLYSPLKVVFFVAMMCGMLVLMYYFYNVLVYIIIAIFCMACASALFSCIDAVMDKIGCGTVSFSIRNWNFSVRSLILAAVCISIAVFWAVNRNEDRWIWILQDLLGVAFCLNFMKTISLSNFKICVILLSLLLVYDVFFVFITPFFTKNGVSIMVQVALGPDASGEKTQGNMVEIPAEPQGPSEKLPVVMRVPRFSAWAQNLCGMQFSILGYGDIIVPGLLVAYCSRFDVWINSTKKIYFVSCCIAYLFGMILTFVVMLLSGMGQPALLYLVPFTLITSAVVAACRGEMKHFWAGTTYEVLDSREPLLPEGRTNCSVGGERC
- the zgc:123258 gene encoding signal peptide peptidase-like 2A isoform X1, whose amino-acid sequence is MERAVKTITLLVVFVASQQVNCQEAILHISNGIKDREYCIVHNHSWTPLSQSLDAAIQFPLVNLTSTTLCNGSGVGPDVVRGKAVVVMRGDCDFSQKALIAQRLGATTLLIASNITLITPSANESEYAKVTIPLALMRFRDFLEAEQVIGEGMTVKLYAPTPAKIDPSIAVILLIAIVTVALGGYWSGACESDRLNNGTAMEVGEEGKADSGELSLYSPLKVVFFVAMMCGMLVLMYYFYNVLVYIIIAIFCMACASALFSCIDAVMDKIGCGTVSFSIRNWNFSVRSLILAAVCISIAVFWAVNRNEDRWIWILQDLLGVAFCLNFMKTISLSNFKICVILLSLLLVYDVFFVFITPFFTKNGVSIMVQVALGPDASGEKTQGNMVEIPAEPQGPSEKLPVVMRVPRFSAWAQNLCGMQFSILGYGDIIVPGLLVAYCSRFDVWINSTKKIYFVSCCIAYLFGMILTFVVMLLSGMGQPALLYLVPFTLITSAVVAACRGEMKHFWAGTTYEVLDSREPLLPEGRTNCSVGGERC
- the zgc:123258 gene encoding signal peptide peptidase-like 2A isoform X3 translates to MERAVKTITLLVVFVASQQVNCQEAILHISNGIKDREYCIVHNHSWTPLSQSLDAAIQFPLVNLTSTTLCNGSGVGPDVVRGKAVVVMRGDCDFSQKALIAQRLGATTLLIASNITLITPSANESEYAKVTIPLALMRFRDFLEAEQVIGEGMTVKLYAPTPAKIDPSIAVILLIAIVTVALGGYWSGACESDRLNNGTAMEVGEEGKADSGELSLYSPLKVVFFVAMMCGMLVLMYYFYNVLVYIIIAIFCMACASALFSCIDAVMDKIGCGTVSFSIRNWNFSVRSLILAAVCISIAVFWAVNRNEDRWIWILQDLLGVAFCLNFMKTISLSNFKICVILLSLLLVYDVFFVFITPFFTKNGVSIMVQVALGPDASGEKTQGNMVEIPAEPQGPSEKLPVVMRVPRFSAWAQNLCGMQFSILGYGDIIVPGLLVAYCSRFDVWINSTKKIYFVSCCIAYLFGMILTFVVMLLSGMGQPALLYLVPFTLITSAVVAACRGEMKHFWAGTTYEREELTAQ